One genomic region from Solwaraspora sp. WMMD792 encodes:
- a CDS encoding nitroreductase/quinone reductase family protein encodes MNPEDQHRERRALDPLAHLPHEIRRAIEITPAAGTRERIVDITTIGRRTGRPRRIEIFFYRTNGATYLCSGAGGGATSWYANLRANPAFTFHLKNGIRADLPAHATTVTDSTERAEVLAAIVDDLNQPHDPGTIRPTRLQDWAASRLMRVDFD; translated from the coding sequence ATGAACCCCGAAGACCAACATCGAGAGCGCCGCGCGCTTGACCCGCTGGCGCACCTGCCACACGAGATCCGGCGCGCCATCGAGATCACGCCTGCGGCCGGAACCCGTGAACGGATCGTGGACATCACCACCATCGGGCGGCGTACCGGACGACCCCGCCGCATTGAGATCTTCTTCTACCGCACCAACGGCGCAACCTACCTGTGCAGCGGAGCGGGCGGAGGCGCGACCAGCTGGTACGCAAACCTACGAGCGAACCCCGCTTTCACCTTCCACCTCAAGAACGGCATCAGAGCGGACCTGCCGGCGCACGCGACCACCGTCACCGATTCCACGGAACGGGCCGAAGTGCTGGCGGCCATCGTCGACGACCTCAACCAGCCTCACGACCCTGGCACCATCAGGCCGACCCGATTGCAGGACTGGGCCGCCAGCAGGCTGATGCGAGTCGACTTCGACTGA
- a CDS encoding glucose 1-dehydrogenase, giving the protein MSRFTDQTVLVTGGTGGQGASHVRALHAEGANVVIGDIDAERGASLASELGGRARFVHLDVSQDESWAAAIAATEKAFGALTVLINNAGVQNPPALIESTERTTWARILDINLTGTFLGIKTAAPALRRAGGGSIVNIASTMGVGGTAFYAPYVASKWAVRGLTQTAALELGRDNIRVNAIHPGVVATPFITEPAAGSQAPIADFYSPEPFAVPRLGQPADITALLLFLISPHAAFITGAEYVIDGGLLLGPALQKEAA; this is encoded by the coding sequence ATGTCCCGCTTCACCGATCAGACCGTGCTCGTGACCGGCGGGACCGGCGGGCAGGGAGCCAGCCACGTCCGCGCCTTGCACGCCGAGGGCGCCAACGTCGTCATCGGCGACATCGATGCCGAGCGCGGCGCCAGCCTCGCGTCCGAGCTGGGAGGCAGGGCGCGTTTCGTCCACCTCGACGTCTCCCAGGACGAGTCGTGGGCCGCCGCCATCGCGGCGACCGAGAAGGCATTCGGCGCGCTCACCGTCCTGATCAACAACGCCGGGGTGCAGAACCCGCCCGCCCTCATCGAGTCCACCGAACGGACTACGTGGGCCCGCATCCTCGACATCAACCTCACCGGCACCTTCCTCGGCATCAAGACGGCCGCACCGGCACTGCGGCGGGCGGGGGGAGGATCCATCGTCAACATCGCCTCCACAATGGGCGTCGGCGGTACCGCCTTCTACGCGCCCTACGTCGCCAGCAAGTGGGCGGTCCGAGGCCTCACTCAGACCGCTGCCCTTGAGCTGGGCCGCGACAACATCCGCGTCAACGCCATCCACCCCGGCGTCGTCGCCACCCCGTTCATCACCGAGCCGGCCGCCGGCAGCCAGGCCCCGATCGCCGACTTCTACTCGCCCGAGCCGTTCGCTGTCCCGCGACTCGGGCAGCCCGCCGACATCACCGCGCTGCTGTTGTTCCTCATCTCGCCGCACGCGGCCTTCATCACCGGCGCCGAGTACGTCATCGACGGAGGGCTGCTCCTCGGCCCCGCCTTGCAGAAGGAAGCCGCATGA
- a CDS encoding DoxX family membrane protein, which produces MAPLIALIGGWLVLRMAGLLGVDALDGWQPALRGGLALMFVLTGVAHFSAKRRDSLIAMVPPRLPRAPLLVTITGVLELAGSVGLAFPSTAPVAAICLALLLLAMFPANVSAARRQLKIADRPVTPLVPRTLLQVLFVASCIAAAL; this is translated from the coding sequence ATGGCTCCCCTGATCGCCCTCATCGGCGGCTGGCTGGTCCTGCGCATGGCTGGACTACTCGGCGTCGACGCGCTCGACGGCTGGCAGCCGGCGCTGCGTGGCGGACTGGCCCTCATGTTTGTGCTGACCGGTGTGGCCCACTTCAGTGCGAAGCGGCGCGACTCGCTCATCGCGATGGTGCCGCCTCGGCTGCCCCGGGCACCGCTGCTGGTCACCATCACCGGGGTTCTGGAGCTGGCCGGATCCGTCGGCCTGGCGTTCCCGTCGACCGCACCGGTCGCGGCGATCTGTCTCGCGCTCCTCCTCCTGGCGATGTTTCCAGCCAACGTGTCGGCGGCGCGGCGTCAGTTGAAGATTGCCGATCGGCCGGTCACGCCCCTGGTTCCGCGCACGCTGCTGCAGGTGCTCTTCGTCGCCTCCTGCATCGCCGCCGCGCTCTGA
- a CDS encoding SRPBCC domain-containing protein — MSDDELVYERVFHAPRELVWQCLTQPTELAHFWGPRGMVTPVDGIVVELRPGGRFETLMVGPHGSYRMVATITEVVPPERLAWVEPSTGMHTISTLDERGGGRTAVVITQRHVPEAMRRPEARAGFLTSLDKLDEHLHLLMQGDRP, encoded by the coding sequence GTGAGCGACGACGAGCTCGTCTACGAGCGGGTGTTCCATGCGCCGCGCGAACTGGTCTGGCAATGCCTCACCCAGCCCACCGAACTCGCGCACTTCTGGGGTCCCCGGGGAATGGTCACGCCAGTCGACGGCATCGTGGTCGAGCTTCGGCCCGGCGGCCGCTTCGAGACACTGATGGTCGGCCCGCACGGCAGCTATCGGATGGTCGCCACCATCACCGAAGTCGTTCCACCCGAGCGGCTCGCCTGGGTTGAGCCGTCGACCGGGATGCACACCATCAGCACGCTCGACGAGCGAGGCGGTGGCCGGACCGCAGTCGTCATCACCCAACGGCATGTCCCCGAAGCCATGCGACGACCCGAAGCGCGAGCCGGCTTCCTTACCTCTCTCGACAAGCTCGACGAACATCTCCACCTCCTCATGCAGGGAGACCGGCCATGA
- a CDS encoding tyrosine protein phosphatase codes for MPFAPTLYRIPTPPPGQLSTMPRPRGDDWLDDEMAALRVAGVDVLVCLLTSAEATELGLSGEGVAAVRAGLEFHGFPIDDLGVPDHALTRPLLDLLHSRLADGRHVAVHCRAGIGRASLIAAACLIRLGTDPGRVWQIIGEVRGVLVPETDQQRRWPEQLGR; via the coding sequence ATGCCGTTCGCACCCACGCTGTATCGCATTCCGACGCCGCCACCTGGCCAGTTGAGCACAATGCCGCGGCCGCGCGGCGACGATTGGCTCGATGACGAAATGGCTGCTCTACGCGTCGCCGGCGTCGACGTCCTTGTCTGCCTGCTTACCTCTGCAGAGGCCACCGAGCTGGGCCTGTCCGGGGAGGGCGTCGCCGCCGTCCGCGCCGGGTTGGAGTTTCACGGCTTCCCGATCGATGATCTCGGCGTTCCCGACCATGCGTTGACGCGGCCACTGCTCGACCTCCTGCACAGCCGGCTCGCCGATGGGCGTCACGTCGCGGTGCACTGCCGTGCCGGCATCGGACGGGCATCGCTGATCGCTGCGGCCTGTCTGATCCGGTTGGGCACCGACCCTGGCAGGGTCTGGCAGATCATCGGGGAAGTCCGAGGCGTGCTGGTTCCGGAGACCGATCAGCAGCGACGCTGGCCGGAGCAACTCGGACGGTAG
- a CDS encoding TetR/AcrR family transcriptional regulator yields the protein MTPAPSAYHQRVAQEKRALIVRAATELFLELGYDRASLARVAESAGVSKATLFKQFPTKAALFDAIVIDSWAENDVADVPPAGDLTAGLTVLGRRYATLLSQPEMTNLFRIVIAELPRFPELAKAQFSRGKLPYFESVRIYLMTERDAGTANITDPEMAATQFLGMISNYLLWPSLVLPEWTVTPARTTAVVDEAVRTMVARYGTDVDRPGP from the coding sequence ATGACCCCAGCGCCGTCGGCCTACCACCAGCGCGTGGCGCAGGAGAAGCGTGCGCTCATCGTGCGGGCCGCTACCGAGCTTTTCCTCGAGTTGGGCTACGACCGGGCATCACTGGCGCGTGTCGCCGAGAGCGCCGGCGTGTCGAAAGCGACACTGTTCAAGCAGTTTCCGACCAAGGCGGCATTGTTCGATGCCATCGTCATCGACTCGTGGGCCGAGAACGACGTCGCGGACGTGCCGCCCGCCGGTGACCTGACGGCCGGCCTGACGGTGCTCGGCCGGCGCTACGCGACGCTGTTGAGCCAACCGGAGATGACGAACCTGTTCCGCATCGTCATCGCCGAACTGCCACGCTTTCCCGAACTGGCCAAGGCGCAATTCTCACGCGGCAAACTGCCATACTTCGAGTCCGTCCGGATCTACCTCATGACCGAACGAGACGCGGGGACCGCGAACATCACCGATCCGGAGATGGCAGCCACGCAGTTCCTCGGGATGATCTCCAACTACCTACTCTGGCCGAGCCTGGTGCTCCCCGAGTGGACGGTGACCCCCGCCCGCACGACCGCGGTCGTTGACGAAGCCGTCCGCACCATGGTTGCACGGTACGGCACCGATGTTGACCGTCCAGGCCCGTGA
- a CDS encoding maleylpyruvate isomerase family mycothiol-dependent enzyme, protein MTDPQTWVALTYERWAELLTATPAATWGAPTLCEKWFVRHVVAHVTMPVRLSPQQFGAELAAAGGDFAVLSDTVAARDASLPPDELLGQLRAPKLHEWLPPGGGEAGALNHAVIHSLDVTIALDRPPVAPQEAVNTVLDLLAATNGTLFGIDLTGIRIEATDTAWSRGEGRTIRADSGSLVALLSGRTLPDGRKLPRI, encoded by the coding sequence ATGACCGACCCGCAGACCTGGGTGGCACTGACATATGAACGCTGGGCCGAACTCCTTACCGCTACTCCTGCGGCGACGTGGGGTGCGCCCACCCTCTGCGAAAAGTGGTTCGTACGTCACGTCGTCGCGCACGTGACGATGCCGGTCCGGCTGAGCCCTCAGCAGTTCGGCGCAGAGCTGGCGGCGGCCGGTGGCGACTTCGCCGTACTCTCCGACACGGTGGCCGCGCGGGACGCCTCGCTGCCTCCCGATGAGCTTCTCGGCCAGCTCCGGGCACCGAAACTGCACGAGTGGCTGCCGCCGGGCGGCGGCGAGGCGGGCGCGCTCAATCACGCTGTCATCCACTCGCTCGATGTAACGATCGCGCTCGATCGGCCTCCTGTCGCACCGCAGGAGGCGGTGAACACCGTCCTCGACCTGCTCGCTGCGACCAACGGCACGCTGTTCGGCATCGACCTGACCGGCATCCGAATCGAGGCCACCGACACCGCCTGGAGCCGGGGAGAAGGCCGGACGATCCGCGCCGACAGCGGCTCGCTCGTCGCTCTACTGAGCGGCCGCACGCTGCCCGACGGCCGGAAGCTTCCCCGAATCTGA
- a CDS encoding type II toxin-antitoxin system prevent-host-death family antitoxin has product MREVGLREMRQNASDLVRRAQGGERVTITVAGRPAAVLGPVSPRTWREWDDLAGLFDQPTDPGWADDRDLLDDTVTDPWVGRSPSWPTLSRIWSGSIELPR; this is encoded by the coding sequence ATGCGTGAGGTCGGGCTGCGGGAGATGCGGCAGAACGCCAGCGACCTGGTACGCCGGGCGCAGGGCGGCGAACGCGTGACGATCACCGTCGCCGGGCGACCGGCAGCCGTACTCGGCCCGGTCAGCCCGCGCACCTGGCGCGAGTGGGACGACCTCGCGGGCCTGTTCGACCAGCCCACCGACCCAGGGTGGGCGGACGACCGGGACCTGCTCGACGACACCGTCACCGATCCATGGGTCGGACGATCTCCGAGCTGGCCGACGCTGTCGAGAATCTGGTCAGGGAGCATTGAACTGCCGCGCTGA
- a CDS encoding PPOX class F420-dependent oxidoreductase, whose amino-acid sequence MTVADEIASSRYVSLTTYRKDGTPVATPVWHVPHGAELWIVTEAGSGKVKRIRNNPRIRVQPCSLRGAVAPDAPSVTGTARLLYGDGTALARKLLARRYVMARAGNWLARLLRLRRPPMVGIIVSF is encoded by the coding sequence GTGACCGTGGCCGATGAGATCGCCAGTAGCCGGTACGTCAGCCTGACCACCTACCGCAAGGACGGCACCCCGGTGGCCACACCAGTCTGGCACGTACCGCACGGTGCCGAACTCTGGATCGTGACCGAAGCGGGCTCGGGAAAGGTCAAGCGGATCCGGAACAACCCGCGCATTCGGGTGCAGCCGTGTTCCTTACGCGGGGCGGTGGCACCGGACGCGCCGAGTGTGACGGGAACGGCCCGGTTGCTGTACGGCGACGGGACGGCGCTGGCCCGCAAGCTACTGGCCCGCCGGTACGTCATGGCACGGGCAGGGAACTGGCTCGCTCGCCTGCTCCGGCTACGCCGCCCCCCGATGGTCGGCATCATCGTGTCGTTCTGA
- a CDS encoding metalloregulator ArsR/SmtB family transcription factor translates to MEVTVDEQQLDALFTALSDRTRRDIIVRLSAGDATVKELAERYAMSMQAVSQHLHVLERSGLISRGRHRQTRPCRLEPGMLNLAVSWIEASRRTWTERMDRLETHLARRQEGGER, encoded by the coding sequence GTGGAAGTCACCGTTGACGAGCAGCAGCTCGATGCCCTGTTCACGGCGCTTAGCGACCGCACCCGGCGGGACATCATCGTGCGGCTGAGCGCGGGCGACGCGACGGTCAAGGAGCTCGCCGAGCGGTACGCCATGAGCATGCAGGCCGTGTCGCAGCACCTTCATGTGCTCGAGCGCTCCGGCTTGATCAGCCGGGGACGTCACCGTCAGACCCGCCCGTGCCGCCTCGAACCGGGAATGCTCAACCTCGCCGTTTCGTGGATCGAGGCGAGTCGGCGCACGTGGACCGAGCGGATGGACCGTCTGGAGACGCACCTGGCCCGCCGGCAGGAAGGTGGCGAGCGGTGA